From one Conexibacter woesei Iso977N genomic stretch:
- a CDS encoding RDD family protein, with amino-acid sequence MSDPSFLAPESPGSTTPPSNELAGFWIRFGASLLDGILLGIVGTILRVVLHGAGEGLSIVLGIAYFTYFEGSTGQTLGKQAANIKVLDEAGGAPIGYGRAFLRYFARILSAIPIFLGYFWMLWDDRNQCWHDKICNDLVVRV; translated from the coding sequence ATGAGCGACCCCTCCTTCCTGGCGCCCGAGTCGCCGGGCTCCACCACACCTCCGTCCAACGAGCTCGCCGGCTTCTGGATCCGCTTCGGCGCATCCCTGCTCGACGGGATCCTCCTGGGCATCGTCGGGACGATCCTCCGAGTCGTTCTGCACGGCGCCGGGGAGGGCCTGAGCATCGTGCTCGGCATCGCCTACTTCACGTACTTCGAGGGGTCGACCGGCCAGACGCTCGGCAAGCAGGCGGCCAACATCAAGGTCCTCGACGAGGCCGGCGGCGCGCCGATCGGCTACGGCCGCGCGTTCCTGCGCTACTTCGCGCGCATCCTCTCGGCGATCCCGATCTTCCTCGGATACTTCTGGATGCTGTGGGACGACAGGAACCAGTGCTGGCACGACAAGATCTGCAACGACCTCGTCGTGCGCGTCTGA
- a CDS encoding TldD/PmbA family protein, protein MLDLLRETVDRAAGHCAYAEARHVHAVEEHLAVHDDLVDAVDATESEGIGVRVLVGGAWGFAATRDVTPAGAEAALKRALAVAAAQPAAGARPLAPVVPATGHWASPCAIDPFMLPLEERLALLFAAVAAMRGDARIVRADAEASLMRTRKALVTSDGTAVTQELTECGAGIAATAVGDGELQTRTYPCSHGGTVAAAGWEQVVGLDLVGNAPRVAGEAIELLTAPEVPEGRRTIVLHAEQLALQLHESIGHALELDRMLLGEASYAGTSWVKVDDITGGLRYGSDALNVTADATIPGALGTFGWDDEGVPGARTPLIVGGELQATLSDRQSAAAIGLGASGGCARAEGFARQPIVRMTNVSVEPGSAGSLGDLIADTEDGALYLESNRSWSIDDRRWQFQFATEVAREIRGGELGKLYRNPLYMGITPEFWGSLDAVCGADEWRLWGLTNCGKGEPGQVMHVSHGTAPARFRDVRVGVAS, encoded by the coding sequence GTGCTCGACCTGCTCCGGGAGACCGTCGACCGCGCCGCCGGCCACTGCGCCTACGCGGAGGCGCGGCACGTCCACGCGGTCGAGGAGCACCTGGCCGTGCACGACGACCTCGTCGACGCCGTCGACGCGACCGAGTCGGAGGGCATCGGCGTCCGCGTGCTCGTCGGCGGCGCGTGGGGCTTCGCGGCGACGCGGGACGTCACGCCCGCGGGCGCCGAGGCGGCGCTGAAGCGCGCGCTGGCCGTCGCCGCCGCGCAGCCCGCGGCGGGCGCGCGGCCGCTGGCGCCAGTCGTCCCCGCCACCGGCCACTGGGCCTCGCCGTGCGCGATCGACCCCTTCATGTTGCCCCTGGAGGAGCGCCTGGCGCTGCTCTTCGCCGCGGTCGCCGCGATGCGCGGCGACGCCCGGATCGTGCGCGCCGACGCCGAGGCGTCGCTGATGCGCACGCGCAAGGCGCTGGTGACGAGCGACGGCACCGCCGTGACGCAGGAGCTGACCGAGTGCGGCGCCGGGATCGCCGCGACCGCCGTCGGCGACGGCGAGCTGCAGACCCGGACCTACCCGTGCTCGCACGGCGGGACCGTGGCGGCCGCGGGCTGGGAGCAGGTCGTCGGCCTCGACCTGGTCGGCAACGCGCCGCGCGTCGCCGGCGAGGCGATCGAGCTGCTGACCGCGCCCGAGGTCCCGGAAGGGCGGCGCACGATCGTCCTGCACGCCGAGCAGCTCGCGCTCCAGCTGCACGAGTCGATCGGCCACGCGCTGGAGCTCGACCGCATGCTGCTGGGCGAGGCGTCCTACGCGGGCACGTCGTGGGTCAAGGTCGACGACATCACCGGCGGCCTGCGCTACGGCTCCGACGCGCTGAACGTCACCGCCGACGCGACGATCCCCGGCGCGCTCGGGACGTTCGGCTGGGACGACGAGGGCGTGCCCGGCGCCCGGACGCCGCTGATCGTCGGCGGCGAGCTGCAGGCCACGCTCAGCGACCGCCAGTCGGCCGCCGCGATCGGGCTCGGCGCGTCCGGCGGCTGCGCCCGCGCCGAGGGCTTCGCGCGCCAGCCGATCGTGCGGATGACCAACGTGTCGGTCGAGCCGGGCTCGGCGGGATCGCTGGGCGACCTGATCGCCGACACCGAGGACGGCGCGCTGTACCTGGAGTCCAACCGCTCCTGGTCGATCGACGACCGCCGCTGGCAGTTCCAGTTCGCGACCGAAGTCGCGCGCGAGATCCGCGGCGGCGAGCTGGGCAAGTTGTACCGGAACCCGTTGTACATGGGGATCACGCCGGAGTTCTGGGGGTCCTTGGACGCGGTCTGCGGGGCGGACGAGTGGCGCCTGTGGGGGCTGACGAACTGCGGCAAGGGCGAGCCGGGCCAGGTGATGCACGTCTCGCACGGGACGGCGCCCGCGCGGTTCCGCGACGTCCGGGTCGGAGTGGCGTCGTGA
- a CDS encoding metallopeptidase TldD-related protein, with amino-acid sequence MSGAEPSACGDLAAHALSFLDGEGQATVERERSLLLRYARSAPTQATELDDTSVHLLAVRDGHVGGATTNVTTDDALRATARRAMDAAEAAARAAGGPGDHPGLPAPPEAGYKQHDGYDLDTARIDPAPGGAALAAAFGVAAEHDLEAFGAYTVGAVETAIASSTGIHAVDRVTDAYMKVMLRRASDARTGQFSQAAVGAGAIDGAAIARAAAAKVPADSAGTEPARLEPGEYPVVLDAEAVGGLLEMLAGLAFNGLAHAEGRGALDGRLGTRVAASAINLSDAPRFARTWPRAFDFEGVPKAPIPLIQDGVAHRVVHDTRSAAVAGDGAVSTGHAIAPGGAASGPHATNLVLVGGGAQDVAELAQPIERGIYVTRLWYLNVVHPKQTLVTGTTRDGTFLIEDGRITRPLRDVRLTDSILRILEATEALTSSSRLTSEAEYYGRRFALGTVTPALRASGFRITG; translated from the coding sequence GTGAGCGGCGCGGAGCCGTCCGCGTGCGGCGACCTCGCCGCGCACGCGCTGTCGTTCCTCGACGGCGAGGGCCAGGCGACCGTCGAGCGCGAGCGCTCGCTGCTGCTGCGCTACGCGCGCAGCGCGCCGACCCAGGCGACCGAGCTGGACGACACGAGCGTCCACCTGCTCGCGGTCCGCGACGGCCACGTCGGCGGCGCGACGACCAACGTCACGACCGACGACGCGCTGCGCGCCACCGCCCGGCGCGCGATGGACGCCGCCGAGGCCGCGGCGCGCGCCGCGGGCGGGCCGGGCGACCACCCCGGCCTCCCGGCACCGCCGGAGGCGGGCTACAAGCAACACGATGGCTATGACTTGGACACCGCCCGGATCGACCCCGCGCCGGGCGGCGCGGCGCTGGCCGCCGCGTTCGGCGTCGCGGCCGAGCACGACCTGGAGGCCTTCGGCGCCTACACCGTGGGCGCCGTCGAGACGGCGATCGCCTCGTCGACCGGCATCCACGCGGTCGACCGCGTGACCGACGCCTACATGAAGGTCATGCTGCGCCGCGCGAGCGACGCGCGCACCGGCCAGTTCTCGCAGGCCGCGGTCGGCGCGGGCGCGATCGACGGCGCCGCGATCGCCCGCGCCGCCGCCGCGAAGGTCCCGGCGGACAGCGCCGGCACCGAGCCCGCGCGCCTCGAGCCCGGCGAGTACCCGGTCGTCCTCGACGCCGAGGCGGTCGGCGGCCTGCTGGAGATGCTCGCGGGCCTCGCGTTCAACGGGCTCGCGCACGCCGAGGGCCGCGGCGCGCTCGACGGCCGCCTCGGCACGCGCGTCGCCGCGTCGGCGATCAACCTCAGCGACGCGCCGCGCTTCGCCAGGACGTGGCCGCGCGCGTTCGACTTCGAGGGCGTCCCGAAGGCGCCGATCCCGCTGATCCAGGACGGCGTGGCGCACCGCGTCGTCCACGACACGCGCAGCGCCGCGGTCGCCGGCGACGGCGCGGTCTCCACCGGCCACGCGATCGCGCCCGGCGGCGCGGCCTCCGGCCCCCACGCCACCAACCTGGTCCTCGTCGGCGGCGGTGCCCAAGATGTCGCGGAGCTCGCCCAGCCGATCGAGCGCGGCATCTACGTGACGCGCCTCTGGTACCTCAACGTCGTCCACCCCAAGCAGACGCTCGTGACCGGCACGACCCGCGACGGCACGTTCCTGATCGAGGACGGCCGGATCACCCGCCCGCTGCGCGACGTCCGCCTGACCGACTCGATCCTCCGCATCCTCGAGGCGACCGAGGCGCTGACCTCATCCTCTCGCCTGACCTCCGAGGCCGAGTACTACGGCCGCCGCTTCGCCCTCGGCACCGTGACGCCCGCCCTGCGCGCGAGCGGCTTCCGCATCACCGGCTGA
- a CDS encoding iron-containing alcohol dehydrogenase, which produces MDFTWQDGERLIRFGRGVIADAPELLGDTYVLLTTERAAAAVPAQVVEGAARVIHVAPGLVDELAAEVHEELADYDGLIAALGGGRVIDVAKAVAGCRPNARAAAIPTTLSAAEMTAVHRKPAGHEATARAVRPALVINDPDLSASQPPGELAASSANALAHAVEAPVTTRASTVPTLAAREAARLIDAAWLVEGEDPSYNGRTQLAHAALLSGYAIGSAHYGLSHVLSQTLVRIGGAGHGQANAAVLPAAISALERRAPGHVDPDGTLRTLAERLARRAGADSIRRLGVDEAALDACADAAAKRAELAFTPPAADRDELRALYAEAF; this is translated from the coding sequence ATGGACTTCACGTGGCAGGACGGCGAGCGGCTGATCCGGTTCGGCCGTGGGGTGATCGCGGACGCGCCGGAGCTGCTGGGCGACACCTACGTGTTGCTGACGACCGAGCGCGCGGCGGCCGCGGTCCCGGCGCAGGTCGTGGAGGGCGCGGCGCGCGTGATCCACGTCGCGCCCGGACTTGTTGATGAACTTGCCGCCGAGGTCCACGAGGAGCTGGCGGATTACGACGGGCTGATCGCCGCGCTCGGCGGCGGGCGCGTCATCGACGTCGCCAAGGCCGTCGCGGGCTGCCGCCCGAACGCGCGCGCCGCGGCGATCCCGACGACGCTCAGCGCCGCCGAGATGACGGCCGTCCACCGCAAGCCCGCGGGCCACGAGGCGACCGCCCGCGCGGTCCGCCCCGCGCTGGTCATCAACGACCCCGACCTGAGCGCGTCGCAGCCCCCGGGCGAGCTGGCGGCGTCGTCGGCCAACGCGCTCGCGCACGCGGTCGAGGCGCCGGTCACGACCAGGGCCTCGACGGTCCCGACGCTCGCCGCGCGCGAGGCCGCGCGGCTGATCGACGCCGCCTGGCTCGTCGAGGGCGAGGACCCGTCCTACAACGGCCGCACCCAGCTCGCCCACGCCGCGCTGCTGTCGGGCTACGCGATCGGCTCGGCACACTACGGCCTCAGCCACGTCCTCTCCCAGACGCTCGTCCGGATCGGCGGCGCCGGCCACGGCCAGGCCAACGCCGCCGTCCTGCCCGCCGCGATCTCCGCGCTCGAGCGCCGCGCGCCCGGCCACGTCGACCCCGACGGGACGCTCCGGACGCTCGCCGAGCGCCTGGCCCGCCGCGCGGGCGCCGACAGCATCCGCCGCCTCGGCGTCGACGAGGCCGCCCTCGACGCCTGCGCCGACGCCGCGGCGAAGCGTGCCGAGCTGGCCTTCACCCCTCCCGCCGCCGATCGCGACGAACTGCGCGCCCTGTACGCCGAAGCGTTCTAG